The Zingiber officinale cultivar Zhangliang chromosome 2A, Zo_v1.1, whole genome shotgun sequence genomic sequence TTCTATTGGCTTGTCCTCATTGTTATGTTTTTTTATTGACTTTTGACTTTGTCTCAAACCAGGGAATTGTTTAAGGACAATTGACATTTTTTTTAAGGCCTGACGTACAAATAACAAGTTCAACTAATACTCAGTACATGCTTCGGAAGGCATTCCGATCATACTACGAATATTTCTGCTGTCCTTctcattcataattaattattttcagtaTTTTTGTTTTTCTCGTTTCACACACACAGATACACATATATCTATAGATTTGAATATATACGTGCATAGGTATATGTTTATAGTATAAGTGTGCATGACCTTTAAAGACATGAATGCATATTGGAAAATGCATCTCTCTCTCACTTGTGTCTTTGGACACATGCTGAGAGAACTATGTTATGCAACACGGGATGAAATTTCTTCTTAGATCTTCTATATTGAACATGTTAGTACGTCGATGTATTATATTTGGCAGAATTTCAATAATGTCCTATATCTATCTCTCTACTTCTTACCTAATATATAGATTGTCTGTCCTAGATTATTCGTAGTGAATTTCATTGACAAGCATCTCTCTATAGATTATAATATGAGAATGTTATTCCATGTCATTGGCTTATAAGAATATGACTATTTGAATGCTTTAGAATAATAAAATGTTAGGCTATGGCATATACACAATCgtataattttcttaaaatcaCAACATTAAATTCAAATATTAGAAGGGTAGGTGTGTGTCGAGATCAAATAATAACACATAACGAAAATAAGATTATGGAAACAATACAACGCTAATACAAATTATTTAACATGGTTTAAGATTATATAAGTTCCTAGGCCTATAGTTCTTTCATGTTTAGTGTGACATCCATGATTGGAATTACAAATCCACTCCTTTAATCAAGGCAATGTAGCAAACCTCTACTAATAACCTTGAGAAAGGATAAAATCTCACAAGAATCAAATTCGACCCAACCGATGGGCCAATTGATTAGTTTTTCTTGTTGCGCTTAATTGTTTTTTATTGTTGCAATTCAATTTGAGATTTATCATTGTATTTATAAGATTTGTCGTTGCATTTGTTTTTTAGTTTTTTTgtgcaattttttttaacttgatttttGCAAATATTCTAGTATTTATCTTTTGCTGcaaattattttttacattacaggaaataaaatattgaatgacttacaaaattatttaatatgatattgaaaatgaaaaaatgcCTGTAATGGAGGGTAAATActctaattttcttatataagaacaagggagacatacaaaattgtgcaaactataggagtattaaactaatgaatcatactatgaaactttaggaaagagtaatagaaaaatgATTAAGGAGACTACGGTGaccaaaaattaatttgggttcatgcttggaaggttaacaatagaagctatatatcTTCTTGGACAACTAATTAAAAACTATCAAGagaaaaaataagatctacacgtggtattcattgatttagaaaaagtttataatagagtcccaagagaaattatatggaaaatTCTTGAAAAGataggtgttagcgtaacatatattgaactaataaggatatgtatgaggatgtaacgaccataGTAAAAACTTCAGGTGTAGTAACTGAAATATTTccaagaaaaatagggttatatcaaggatcagctctaagtccctatctttttatactaattatgaatAAACCTACTCCACACATTCAAgatacagtaccgtggtgcatgttgtttgtagatgatattgttttggtaaatgaaacatgtgaaggagtagatgctaaattagaatcttagcggaaaacactagaagggaaaggttttagacttaatagaataaagatagaatatatggaatttaagttaacaatattagacatatggagacaattgttaagataggagatgatgagttaCTTGAActgagagttttaaatatttaggatcatttttgtaaaacgatgaagggattgagagagatgtcttacatagaatacaagcaggatggttgaaatgaaggCGAGTGcagggtgttttatgtgaccataaagtacctctaaaacttaaacgaaagttttataaaaccgcaattagacctgctatattatatggtgctgaatattgggctatgactcaagcacatgagcagaagatgagagttgcaaagataAGGCTATTAAGATGGATGTGTAGACATACAagaatggacaaaataagaaatgagagcattagagagaaagtcagagttgtatctattgaggaaaaactccgaaagatatgtttaagatggtacgggcatatacttagacgactaataaatgctccaattaggcaatgtgaaactataacaaacatgcatatcaaacgagtgAGAGAAAGACAAAAAATTTTGGTTAGaagcaataaaataagataaaatttatttaagtataaatgatcatatagtaggggatagagctcaatgacgtaaaaaaTCCATACagctgaccccacctagtgggataaggattgattgttgttgttgtttttgtaTTACAATACACACCTCTATCTAACTTTTGATTGAGTtatgaatttttataaaatttaatgaaATGTCTATTATAAGTTCCGATACGAGACTCTATCTGTGGTTTGCCTTAATTTCATCAGAGTCAATTTTCCTCCAATTAGTCTTCATATTAACTTATTCCTTCTCAAGGCATATTAAACAACAATTACTTTATATTTTTTGTCATTGGTAAAAGTAATTCTCATTAGCTTCCCTTAAATGTTCCACGAAATGGACACTTGCCAGATTTGGGTGGAGCTAATTATCGTCTAACCATTATGCACTTGCTATTAGTTGGGAAGAATAATGTAgtagataaattattttttaggttttaggttttatttttttaaaaacaatttgtAAGACCTATCATTATGCATTTACTAGCCATCATAAATTAGGAGCATTTAGACCCTGGTGTTTTTTGGAGAGTAAAATAGGGGAATGAATCATTGTTTCCTCTATAAAGCGACCCTCAAATTCTCATGTAAATCAATCTTCAATGTAGATATATTTTCTCTTTTTTAGCTTGTTCTTGTGTGATATTGGTCGTCTTGTTGCTGCGTCACCTTGAATGATTTCTCATGTTGAGTGGGTTACCTATTATAATTTGATACCTCTTTATTATTCTATATATAGAGGGAGTCTGTATTGAATTGTGAAATATTTACTCAACTCTTTTCTATTAAGAGTCGAGCTTTGAACATACTTATACATCATGTATGTTCTTGTTTTCCATATCATTAATTGttgtttagttttatttattgGAACTCTGTTGGCCaatttacctttttttttaaaaaaaaatatggttgAAATACCATGGAGTAGCTGATGAAGCATAAAACAAAGTTAAAAACATATTCTTGGTTCTTTCAAAAACATAGTAAGTTCACTCGCCGTGTGACATGGTTCCAAGCGCAAAAAATATTCTTTGCATTCTCTTAAATGATAGTTGTCCCTTGGTTGATATTCTTATCAAGAAAGATATGCTAATGGCACATGTTATCTGTGCAGGAAAAAATCCGAGTTGCTCTTTATGTACAAAGAGCTGCTCTGCAATTTATTGACGGTATGAACTCAGTTTACTGAATGGCAGAAGTTTAGTcttccaattcttgtttcaatCACAATTTTCTTTGATGCAGCTGGTGCACAAACTGAATACCATCTTCCAGAAGAGGTAAGAAGTGCCGGTTTTTGTATAAACCCAGATGAGTTGGCATCTATTGCCTGTGGACATGATAAAAAGACACTGAAGAAGCATGGAGGAGTTCAAGGAATTGCAAGAAAGATCTGTGTTTCACTTGATGATGGCATAAAAACAACTGACATATCCATCAGACAGGAAATTTATGGTGTCAATAAATATGATGAGAAGCCTCCACGTAGTTTCTGGATGTATGTATGGGATGCATTACATGACTTGACATTGATCATTCTCATGGCTTGTGCATTTGTATCTGTAGTTGTAGGGCTTGCCACTGAAGGGTGGCCTAAAGGTATGTATGATGGAATAGGAATTACCCTCAGCATTTTCTTGGTAGTGTCAGTGACTTCAGTGAGTGACTACAAGCAATCATTACAGTTCAGAGATCTggataaagaaaagaagaagatctcTATTCAGGTAACTAGAGATGGCTACAGGCAAAAGGTATCTATTTATGATTTAGTCATTGGGGATATAGTTCATCTTTCGATTGGAGATCGAGTTCCTGCTGATGGGTTATATACATCTGGATATTCCTTGTTAATAGATGCATCAAGCTTGTCCGGAGAGAGTGAACCAGAGTATGTGTCAAATGGAAAACCATTTCTACTAGCTGGTACCAAGGTGCAAGATGGATCCGCTAAAATGCTTGTTACTTCAGTCGGAATGAGGACAGAGTGGGGAAAACTAATGGAGACATTGAGTCAGGGTGGAGATGATGAAACACCCCTGCAAGTCAAACTCAATGGTGTTGCAACAATAATAGGAAAGATTGGTGTAGCATTTGCAACAATGACATTTTGTGTTTTGTTAGGAAGgtttttaattaataaagcatATCATATGGGCTTCAAATGGTCTCCGGCTGATGCATTAACAATACTCAACTATTTTGCTATTGCTGTCACCATCATTGTAGTTGCAGTTCCTGAAGGGCTACCTTTATCTGTAACATTGAGTCTTTCTTTTGCGATGAAGAAGCTTATGGATAAGAAGGCACTAGTGAGGCATCTGTCTGCATGTGAGACCATGGGATCTGCTAATTGCATTTGCACTGATAAAACTGGTACTCTGACAACTAATCACATGATTGTAGACAAATTATGGATGTGTGAGATATCTAAATCTGTTCGGGGTACTGAGACTTCTACCTATCTCAAGTCGGTCATTTCTGAAGAAGTTTTAGGAGTCCTTTTGCAATGTATATTTGAGAATAGTACCTCAGAAGTGGTGAGAGACAGAGATGGAAAAGCCACCATACTGGGTACCCCAACAGAAACAGCATTGTTAGAGTTTGGTTTGGACTTGGAAAAGTATCTAGAATCCAAACATGGGAATTGCAGTAAACTGAAAGTCGAGCCTTTCAATTCAGATAAAAAGAAGATGTCTTCACTCATCAAATTACCCAATGGAGGGATTCGTGCTTTCTGTAAAGGCGCATCTGAAATTGTCCTACAGATGTGTGACAGTATGATTGACAGTAAGGGGAAAACCATAGTTTTATCTGAAAAAAACAAGGAGGATATTATGAAAGTCATCAACAGCTTTGCTTGTGAAGCATTAAGGACACTTTGCTTGGCTTTTAAAGACATACACGTTAATCAGGATGATGAAAACATCCCTGCTGCTGGTTACACACTGATAGCTGTTTTTGGAATCAAAGATCCAGTTCGCCCAGGAGTCAAGGAAGCTGTGCAGGCTTGCATAGCTGCTGGTATTAAAGTTCGGATGGTAACTGGGGATAACATCAATACAGCTAAAGCTATAGCAAAAGAGTGTGGCATTCTGACTGAAGATGGTTTAGCCATAGAAGGACCAGAATTTCGAAGCAAGAGCCCTGAAGAGATGAAAGATTTAATTCCCAAACTTCAGGTTTCTTTGCTAAACTAATGAGAATACTACCAAGTTACCTTCAATATAGTGCTTATTAATGTCTAAACTACGATTGCATCTGCTTTTATAAAAAAGATGTTGTTATCTATATGCCCTTTACAGGTATTAGCCCGGTCTCTGCCTTTGGACAAACATACTTTAGTAACCAGATTGAGAAAGACGTTTAATGAAGTTGTGGCAGTCACAGGTGATGGCACAAATGATGCTCCGGCGCTACATGAGGCAGACATTGGCTTTGCAATGGGTATTGCAGGCACTGAGGTATTTGCAACACAAATTTCTTTCCCATTTATTTCCAAGATCCACAGAAACTTTATTCAGCCTCTGATTTTTGCCATTATTGATATTAGAATTGactcattattttttattaaattaaaatagtgAGAGTCAATCCAATCAAATTCCAGGTAATAATTACTTCATCATATTTGTACAACGAGTTGGGCCTCACCTAAGGCCcagatttttttgttttttttttttttgtgtgtgttgtTAGATTTATCCTTCTTTAAGGACAACATTAATCATGCTAAATCAGCAGAATAAGATATTCTCACTTTTGTGCCCAAGGGATCACAATAAACCATTATCTTCTTATTTAATATATTGCAATAATCCTATACCATCCCGGAACTTGGGTTTCAAGTTCCTGACTAAGAAAGAGATGTTTCTGCAAGATTCCTAGTATAAAGCTACTTTGACATCaaattttgatttaagttgatATAGTTGTTGCTACATACAGCTTTGAATTTTATGCTAATCCAACTACAGAAAATCAAATTACTTTATCTGACTAGATAAGCAAGGTCTAGAGTTTGATTTTAGTGCTAGTTTCAATATCAACATTCATCTATGTTGTGCTGTGCCAACACTGACCACAAGTGAATCCATTGCCAGAATTACAATGATTGTTCAGAACCATTAAAAGGGAACTTTTCTGCATTTTAACTATTGCTATGATGTTTAGTCACCTTTGTTTGATCTCTGAATTTGGATTATTGGCCGTGTACAG encodes the following:
- the LOC122041595 gene encoding probable calcium-transporting ATPase 8, plasma membrane-type; translation: MDRMESFLKRNFEVAHKNPSEDAQRQWRRAVGAVVKNRRRRFRMVPDLDKRSVVEAKKLKIQEKIRVALYVQRAALQFIDAGAQTEYHLPEEVRSAGFCINPDELASIACGHDKKTLKKHGGVQGIARKICVSLDDGIKTTDISIRQEIYGVNKYDEKPPRSFWMYVWDALHDLTLIILMACAFVSVVVGLATEGWPKGMYDGIGITLSIFLVVSVTSVSDYKQSLQFRDLDKEKKKISIQVTRDGYRQKVSIYDLVIGDIVHLSIGDRVPADGLYTSGYSLLIDASSLSGESEPEYVSNGKPFLLAGTKVQDGSAKMLVTSVGMRTEWGKLMETLSQGGDDETPLQVKLNGVATIIGKIGVAFATMTFCVLLGRFLINKAYHMGFKWSPADALTILNYFAIAVTIIVVAVPEGLPLSVTLSLSFAMKKLMDKKALVRHLSACETMGSANCICTDKTGTLTTNHMIVDKLWMCEISKSVRGTETSTYLKSVISEEVLGVLLQCIFENSTSEVVRDRDGKATILGTPTETALLEFGLDLEKYLESKHGNCSKLKVEPFNSDKKKMSSLIKLPNGGIRAFCKGASEIVLQMCDSMIDSKGKTIVLSEKNKEDIMKVINSFACEALRTLCLAFKDIHVNQDDENIPAAGYTLIAVFGIKDPVRPGVKEAVQACIAAGIKVRMVTGDNINTAKAIAKECGILTEDGLAIEGPEFRSKSPEEMKDLIPKLQVLARSLPLDKHTLVTRLRKTFNEVVAVTGDGTNDAPALHEADIGFAMGIAGTEVAKESADVIVLDDNFTSIINVAKWGRAVYINIQKFVQFQLTVNVVALTVNFISACITGSAPLTAVQLLWVNMIMDTLGALALATEPPNDSMMRRPPVGRDEDFITKVMWRNIIGQSIFQLIVLGALMFDGKKLLKIEGPDSDIILNTFIFNTFVFCQVFNEINSRELEKINVLSGIFGNWTFVLVLTSTVLFQVIIVEFLGDFASTVPLSWHLWWLSIVIGAVSMIVAVILKWIPVDSYNGIVHCKNDYEPLPSGPEAV